The genomic DNA TTTCATGGTTACCAAGGTCCGAGCCCCGGCGATGGAAGCCCCGATGCCGACTTCCAGAGCCACCTTTTCATTGGGCGCCCATTCCGAATAGATATCGCTGTAATTTTTGACATTTTCCAGAATCTCGGTCGAAGGGGTGCCGGGATAGGCGGACGCCAGACGCACACCGGCTTCCCAAGCCCCCCGGGCAATCGCTTCGTTGCCGGATAGAATCGCTTTTTTTTCACTCATAATCATCCTCATGGTTTCCCGCGCAAGCGCCCTCGGCGGTCGGCCTATTTCAGGCATCCACCACGGCGCGCCGCCGGTTTAAAGTAATTACCAAATTCCAGTTTATTATTTCCGCTCAACAGCAACCCCGCGAAAATAATCAGCAGGTCACCTTGAGAACCATGGCCGCCGCCGTATCCCCGGCCGCACAGCCGGCAAAAAGACCGTAACCGCCGCCATTCATCGCCAGTTCTTCAATCATCTCAATCATGCAGCGCCCGGCGGTCGGTCCCTGCGGATGACCAAAAACCAGAGAGCTCCCGTAATTATTGAAAGCGTGCGCGTCGATTCCCAGTTGCTTGGCAAAATAAAGATCGTTGACCGCGAACGGGTTATGGGTCTTGATCGCCTTGACCTCCTTGATACCGATTCCGGCCTTTTCCAAGGCCCGTTGCGCCGCCGGCACAACCGCCGCCGCCATATAACCCTTTCGATCTCGGTAGAACCCATAGGAAAGCACCTGAATCTCAACTCCGGCCTCGCGGCTCAACTCTTTTGCGGTTGTCCGGTCGGTAACGATCAGGCCGCAGTTGCCGTCGGCGGGATGGGTCTGGGAACCAAAGGTATGCACCCCTCCCGGCAAGACCGGCCGCAGACCCGCCAGGCCTTCGGCCGTGGTCGGAGCCACCCCTTCATCCTCGCCGAAAATAACGGTCTTGCGCTTGCCGGCCTGCAATTCCACCGGAAACATATAACGCTTCTGAAACGCCCGGTCGTTGTCCAGGGCTGCCTGATACTGCTCAAAACGGCGCAGGGCCAGATCATCGCATTCCTGCCGCGTGATGTTGCCCTCCTTGGCGACATTTTCCGCGGTCTCGATCATCGCGTTTTTAGCCCATGGATCATTGCCGAAATTATCCATCAGCCAGTTTTCGGTCTCCAGCTGACCACCCGGCCCCTTCGGATTGGGCCAGGCCAGATGAGGCCCGTTTGAACAACGGTCGGCCATCAGGGTAAAAACCTTTGTATACTCTCCCATTTCAATACCCAGGGCCGCCTGATAAACACAGGTGGTCGAGGTGGAGCAGGCCTGACTGATGATACAGCCCGGAATCCGCTCGGCCCCCATCATCGCCGCGGCCCAGGGGCTGGCGTAAAACCCATGGTTCTGGGGAATGGTGAAGCCGAAGAACAGATACTCGAAAATCCCGACGTCAATCTTCTTTTCCGCCAGCCAGCGTTTGCTGGTAGCGGCCGCCAGTTCGATGCCGTTTTCATTGGCCAGGGTTCCCTGCCAGCGGGCGAAGGGGGAGGAATAATAACCGCCATAAGGAATGTAAGCTTTGGTAAACATGAGTTCTCCTGTAAAATTCTTCAAAGATATTATACTTTAATGTCTGTCGGCGGCGTTTCTCAAAACCACGCCATCCAGTCCTCCACTCCGCCGACGGCCTCGTGCAAAAATTGCCTGCCAATCCTCTCAGTTGCCATACCGTTCGCGCAACACCCGGTGCAGAATCTTGCCGGTGCCGGTGCGCGGCATTTCATCGGCGGCAATGAAAAAAACCCGTTTCGGACATTTATAAACCGCCAGCTGGGTGCGACAATAGTCAATCAGCTCCTTGTCGGTCAAAGTCCGGCCCTCCTTGAGAATAATCACGGCGCTGACCTCTTCACCCCATTTTTCATGGGGCAGGCCGACGACCGCGACATCAAAAACTGCGGCATGAGAGGCAATCACGTTTTCCACCTCGGAAGGATAGACATTCTCCCCTCCGGTGATAATCATGTTCTTCTTGCGGTCAACCAGATAATAGTAGCCCTCTGCGTCGCGGCGGGCCATGTCCCCGGCGGAAAAATATTGGCCCTGAAAGGCTTCCGCCGTCGCTTCCGGCAGCTTGTAATAGTGGTCGAAGAGCATCGGTCCACGGGAATAGAGTTCCCCGACCTCGCCCGGAGCGACATCGTTACCGCTCTCATCGAGGATGCGAACCAGATCCGTTCCGGAAGACTCCTTGCCGATGGAGCCGGGTTTGCGCATCTGATCCTCCGGCATCAGGGTGGTGACGATTCCGGCCTCGGTCGAGCCGTAACCCTCGTAGAGCTTGACTCCGGGCACCAGCTTGAGAATCGCTTCCTTATGCTCCCGGCGCGCCGGTGCCGAAGAACAAAGCAGTTTTTCCAGTGAGGAAAGATCAAAGGAATGAAGCTGTTCCGGGGTAAGATTAAAAATCAGATTGTAGTGGGTCGGAATCAGCGAAATGAACGTAATCTTCTCCCGGGCCACGATGCCGAGAATATTTTCCGGTTTGAAAAAACGCGCCGGCTGAATATAATTACCTCCGCCGAAATAGGTTGCGGCAAAGGAAAAAAAGGTCGTGTTGACATGGCATAAAGGCATGCAAGTCAAAACCATGTCACGGTAGCTGAACCCAAAATCGCTGCCGTTGATCAGATAAAAAGCGATATAGGACTCATGCGAGCGCACCACCCCTTTAGGTCGCCCGGTCGTTCCCGAAGTGTAAAGCAAAATCCAGGGGTCGGCCGGCAGCACGCCGGCTTCGGGCTCGTCATCAGCCGCCCCGGCCAGCATTTTTTCATACTCCAGGTAACCGTCGCAAGCCTCTCCCACCACGATAAAGCTGTCAACCCCTGTCAGTTTGCTGCGGATTTCGCTGATCAGCGGGGCAAACTCCGTATCCACCAACAGCACCCGGGCATCGGCATCATTGACGATATACTCGATTTCAGGACCGACCAGACGGAAATTTATCGGGTTGATCACGGCTCCCAGCTTGGCGCAGGCTAGATAAAGCTCACAGATCTCGATGGAATTTTCCATGAAACAGGAAACTTTGTCTCCTTTCGCCACGCCCAGCCCGACCAGGGCATGGACCAGGCGATTGACCCGCGCGTTGGTCTGCGGAAAGGTAAACCGGCGTGATTTGTCGCAGAAGGCCACG from Pseudomonadota bacterium includes the following:
- a CDS encoding thiolase family protein, giving the protein MFTKAYIPYGGYYSSPFARWQGTLANENGIELAAATSKRWLAEKKIDVGIFEYLFFGFTIPQNHGFYASPWAAAMMGAERIPGCIISQACSTSTTCVYQAALGIEMGEYTKVFTLMADRCSNGPHLAWPNPKGPGGQLETENWLMDNFGNDPWAKNAMIETAENVAKEGNITRQECDDLALRRFEQYQAALDNDRAFQKRYMFPVELQAGKRKTVIFGEDEGVAPTTAEGLAGLRPVLPGGVHTFGSQTHPADGNCGLIVTDRTTAKELSREAGVEIQVLSYGFYRDRKGYMAAAVVPAAQRALEKAGIGIKEVKAIKTHNPFAVNDLYFAKQLGIDAHAFNNYGSSLVFGHPQGPTAGRCMIEMIEELAMNGGGYGLFAGCAAGDTAAAMVLKVTC
- a CDS encoding long-chain fatty acid--CoA ligase; the protein is MALWLNLGEILRVNAVKFPARVAFCDKSRRFTFPQTNARVNRLVHALVGLGVAKGDKVSCFMENSIEICELYLACAKLGAVINPINFRLVGPEIEYIVNDADARVLLVDTEFAPLISEIRSKLTGVDSFIVVGEACDGYLEYEKMLAGAADDEPEAGVLPADPWILLYTSGTTGRPKGVVRSHESYIAFYLINGSDFGFSYRDMVLTCMPLCHVNTTFFSFAATYFGGGNYIQPARFFKPENILGIVAREKITFISLIPTHYNLIFNLTPEQLHSFDLSSLEKLLCSSAPARREHKEAILKLVPGVKLYEGYGSTEAGIVTTLMPEDQMRKPGSIGKESSGTDLVRILDESGNDVAPGEVGELYSRGPMLFDHYYKLPEATAEAFQGQYFSAGDMARRDAEGYYYLVDRKKNMIITGGENVYPSEVENVIASHAAVFDVAVVGLPHEKWGEEVSAVIILKEGRTLTDKELIDYCRTQLAVYKCPKRVFFIAADEMPRTGTGKILHRVLRERYGN